The DNA segment GGACATACCCTGGGGGCAGCAGGGGCCCTTGAAACAATAATTGCCCTTGAAATGTTCAAGCGCCAGGAACTGATTCCCACATTGAACCTTGAAAACCCGGATCCGGAATGCGCCCCGGTTTCCTTTGTGAAAAAAATAGAAAAATCCAGTCTGAATACTATACTTAAAAATAATTTTGCCCTGGGAGGAGTTAATACTTCCCTGGTTCTCAGGAGGTGGGCATCGTGATATCAGACGAACAGGTCCGCGGACAGATCATTGATGTCCTGGCTGATGAATTTGAACTTGATCCGGAGCTGTTAAAGCCCGAGGCAACCCTTTTTGACGATCTCGGCCTTGACAGCCTTGACGCCGTTGATATGATTGTTGCCCTTGAAAAATCATTCGGCATGAAAATGACCAACGAAGAAGCCATGCGCTCAGTCAGGACGCTGGATGACCTCTTCCTGACAATATTAAAAATCAGGGATCAGAAAGCTTCTGAAAAATAACCCGTGAATGTAAAAAAACTCTTTCTCAACCTCTATATCTGGCCTGCGATGCTGATTGTCTCGGCAATCAGCATCGCCGTGGTACTGCCTCTTGGATTGCTCATACTTCCTTTTATTACCAGCAAATCCAACAGCCAGATCATTCGCAACGGCATCCGGATTTACGGCTGGATGCTGGTTCGCATTCTGCCCTTCATGGCGCCGGTCACCGTTGAAGACCGGTCCGGCGGCTTCACTACGCCGGTGATTTTCACCGCAAACCACAACTCTTCGGTTGACCCGTATCTGTTCGGCATGCTGCCTTTTGAAAACGCCTTTGTAACCACCTGGCCTTTCAAGATTCCTTTTTACAATGTCGTTATGAAAATAGCGCAATACATTGATGCGAACAGGGGCTGGGACCATGTAGAGACCCAGGGCCTTGAACTTCTTGATTCCGGCTGTTCACTCATTCTGTGGCCGGAGGGCCATCGCTCACGAGATGGCAAACTCGCCCGTTTTCGCAACGGCGCATTTCATCTTGCCTTAAAAAGCGGGCGTCCCATTGTTCCGGTCTGCATTTTAGGATCATTCAAACTCTTGCCACCAGGCAGCAGGTTGCTTACGCCGTCCCGGGTGAAAATGGTGCTGCTGCCGCCGATTATTCCGTCGGGCAGCGCTGAAAACAACGAGGATGTTAAAAAGCTCAAAAATCGGGTAAAGGATTCAATCGCGGCAGAACAGGACAGGCAACAGCTGTTTACGCCAGAGCCGGCCAAAGCCGCAGGGCGTTTTGCCGATTATTCAACCCACCGCTCAACAGCAGGAACCAACGGATAA comes from the Pseudomonadota bacterium genome and includes:
- a CDS encoding acyl carrier protein; amino-acid sequence: MISDEQVRGQIIDVLADEFELDPELLKPEATLFDDLGLDSLDAVDMIVALEKSFGMKMTNEEAMRSVRTLDDLFLTILKIRDQKASEK
- a CDS encoding 1-acyl-sn-glycerol-3-phosphate acyltransferase — translated: MNVKKLFLNLYIWPAMLIVSAISIAVVLPLGLLILPFITSKSNSQIIRNGIRIYGWMLVRILPFMAPVTVEDRSGGFTTPVIFTANHNSSVDPYLFGMLPFENAFVTTWPFKIPFYNVVMKIAQYIDANRGWDHVETQGLELLDSGCSLILWPEGHRSRDGKLARFRNGAFHLALKSGRPIVPVCILGSFKLLPPGSRLLTPSRVKMVLLPPIIPSGSAENNEDVKKLKNRVKDSIAAEQDRQQLFTPEPAKAAGRFADYSTHRSTAGTNG